GCAATTCGACCAGGCGTTGCACCGCCAATGCCAATCCTTCGGCATCTTCCACTTCCAGTAACGCCCCGGCGTTGCGCAACTGTGAAGCGATTTCGAGGAAGTTGAACAGGTGCGGGCCACTCAGAACCGGTTTGGCCAGGGCCGCCGGTTCCAGCAAGTTATGCCCGCCGTTGGGTACCAGGCTGCCGCCAACGAACGCGATGTCCGCCAAGGCATACAGAAACAGCAACTCGCCCATGGTGTCGCCCAACAGCACCGAGGTCGTGGCCGTGACCGGTTCGCCGCTGGAGCGACGGACCGTGGCAAAGCCCTGCTGCCGACACAAATCGAACATCGGATTGAAACGCTCCGGATGGCGCGGCACCAGAATCAACAGCGTGTCGGGATGGCTTGCCAGCAACTGACGATGGGCCGCCAGCACCACTTCGTCTTCGCCCTCATGGGTACTGGCGGCAATCCACACCGGGCGCTCCTGGGCCTGCCATTGGCCGCGCAACTCGACCGCACGCCGCAACAGTTGCGGGTCGATGGTCAGGTCGAACTTGATCGAGCCGGTGACTTCGACGGTTTCCGCCCGCGCGCCCAACTGCCGAAAACGCTGGGCTTCAGCTTCGGTTTGCACCGCGAACAGGCTCATCTCGGCGAGCATCGGCCCGGTCAGTTTGCTGAAGCGGCCATAGCCCCTGGCAGAACGTTCGGACAATCGCGCATTGGCCAACGCCACGGGAATCCCGCGCTTGGCGCATTGATGGATATGGTTGGGCCAGAGCTCGGTTTCCATGATCACCGCCAGTTTTGGATGAACCCGATCAAGGAAGCGTTTGGCGGCACATGGCAAGTCATACGGCAGATAGCAGTGCTGGATGCGCGGTTCGTTGGCAAACAACGCCTGGATGCGTTCCGAACCGGTCGGCGTCATGCAGGTCACGGTGATCGGCAGTTGTGGGTAACGTTGCAGCAAGGCGCGAATCATTGGCGCCGCGGCAATGCTTTCGCCTACCGAAACCGCATGCACCCAGATTCCACCGGGCTTCATCGCCGGCATCCCAAAGGAGAAACGCTCGCCGACACGTTTTGCATAGGCCGGCGCCTTGCGCGCCCGCAGCCACAACCGAATCGCTACCAATGGCAGCCCCAGGTAAAACAGCGCGGTGTAGAGAGTTCTATTCATGGC
The Pseudomonas sp. MYb327 DNA segment above includes these coding regions:
- the waaA gene encoding lipid IV(A) 3-deoxy-D-manno-octulosonic acid transferase, translating into MNRTLYTALFYLGLPLVAIRLWLRARKAPAYAKRVGERFSFGMPAMKPGGIWVHAVSVGESIAAAPMIRALLQRYPQLPITVTCMTPTGSERIQALFANEPRIQHCYLPYDLPCAAKRFLDRVHPKLAVIMETELWPNHIHQCAKRGIPVALANARLSERSARGYGRFSKLTGPMLAEMSLFAVQTEAEAQRFRQLGARAETVEVTGSIKFDLTIDPQLLRRAVELRGQWQAQERPVWIAASTHEGEDEVVLAAHRQLLASHPDTLLILVPRHPERFNPMFDLCRQQGFATVRRSSGEPVTATTSVLLGDTMGELLFLYALADIAFVGGSLVPNGGHNLLEPAALAKPVLSGPHLFNFLEIASQLRNAGALLEVEDAEGLALAVQRLVELPRDAQRMADAGLKVMRTNQGALQRLLDGLGRLINR